The genomic segment TTTCCTCCACCGCCACGGGATTGCTCGTAATGGTGCCCTTGATCGAATCATGGGCGACATACCAGATTCCGGTTGTTTCACCCTCGCCGCCGGTCGAGGTGTTGTCCGTGTAAATACCGTCGAACGGGGAGCCATAATCGACATAGACGGTTCCTATCTTGATGTTCGCCGTCTCGCCCGCGAATGCAAAGTATCCTATACCGGTGCCGTCGGGAGCGATGAGACCGAAGGAGACGGCGCCCATATCATAACATCCGAACGAGGAGAACAAATTTTCATCCGCGCCGGTAACATAAGCATAGGGAGCGACATTATAGTCGTTGCATACCCACGGCCGTGGAGAATCGGCAGCGAAATTATGGTCGCCGACATAGTCGCCGTTGCCGTTGCCCCACATGATGAAATCGGCGTCATCTTCAGCAAGCGGATTGATCATCTCACGGTAACAGGCGTTGAACCGCGACAGCATGAGATAATCGTGCTTTTTGACAATCTGTGTCGGACCGCCGCTCGCCTGACCGCCTTTCTCGGCGTCCTCTTTGCTGTACCAGCGATCGGACATATCGACTTCATGGTCGAACACACCGTCTTCCATGGATATATACGCAATGATGTTTGTCGGCTCAAATGATGTGTTGTCGTGAGTCGCCATAATAATGTAATCCTGAACCTGTTCGATATCGGCCATGTTCCAGTTGGCAATTTTCAGCATATTGGCGACTGTAAACTTCGAAAATCCCTCGTTGCCCCAGTCTGTCTGGAGGACAACAGGACCATTCGGGACCCACTGAAGTTTCGCGATACGCTCCACGACTGATTCCTGGTCGGGGCACCAGAAGTAAAAGTAATTGTAATCATTAGGGTCCAGCACGAGATGATGTCCCCACAGGTCTGTCGTGGTTTTTTCAACAAGGGTTGAATCGTTGGGGTCTGTTCCGATTGTCATTTTTGTCAGGTCGGAAAAATAGAGTTGCGGATTCGACTTGGGAGTGCCATCCTCTTTGTGTGTTACCACTTTAACCTGATTATATCTGTCCATGAAGCAATATCTGTTGACAGCCTTTTTCTGATTGACATTGTCATACCCGTAGATATAGTAGGTATATTCTCCTGCGGGGACCAGTTTGCCATCGTTGTCCTTGCCCTCCCATTTCAGGACACTCTTCCCGATGTCGAGCTGCTGGAGGCTGCCCATATACACGCACGTATCGATCTTATTGACAAAATGCCAGCCGAGATAACCATTTTTGACCGCGACGATCTGGTTTGCCTTGTCCTTGGTGAATACTGTGAACAGAGCAGCAGCCGGAGTTCCGGTTACCGTAACGGGTATTTCCAGTGTTTTTCCGTCAAAATTATACGGAATCATATCGCTTGCGGAAATCTTCATGACCGTCGGCGCGAAATTCGCTCCGAATGCAACGGTTGCTGCCATTAACAGAGCAAGAATAACCAATCCTGTTTTCATGGTTTACCTCCCTTTTCACTGAATTCAATGATAACTCAAATATCTTACAATACTCCTCACAAGGCTACTTTCTCCTTTCTGTTTTGATTCAGGTGAACGTTTTCGGGAATTATATTGAAATATTTACTTTTTTTTGGCGGTCTCCGATGTTGGTTTTTCCCCATCATGCCCGTTTGAAGTTATAAAAAGCTTGGCGAATTTGTCCGATTTGATAAAAATACCGATATCTTTGAGGAGCAGAAACGACTCGGTACGAGATATCCCCCGTATGTTGTGCAGGTTGTTGCCGATGACATCGATGACCATGTCCCGCGATGTGGCGGCAAACATGGCGATGTAATCGTATCTCCCCGTCGAGCCGGATACATGCAGTATATTGGGAATCTTATAGATTTCTTCGAGCTGGCTCCTGTATTTTTTCGATGCCTCGATACCGACAAACATGATGAGAACCTGGGGGAACTTTTTCAGGTTCACTTCGCAGGAAAACTGGATAATCCCGGTGTCCTCGAGCTTCTTTATTCTTTTCCTGACCGTCGAATTGGGAAGATCGAGTTTTTTCGCAATGGAAAGTATCGGCATTCTGCCGTTATTGCCCAGGAGATCAATGATTTGCACATCGACGGGATCGAGCATAATAATTTACTCCAAATTTGATGGTTTTTTTAATAATTTTTCCCTGATAATAATAAAATTATAAAAAAATTGTTTTGCAACAGTTATTTTGCTTGCCGTTGTATGGATATAAGTTCAATGATGTCAATATTTTATGTCGTATTGCTCTGAAATATCAAATTATTAAAAAAATATATCTGTATGAATGAACAGGGAAAATAACGGTAAAGAGCGGAAAGGATGATTCTCTGGTTATGCGGGTGCAGATGAAAAGAATCAGGGAAAAAGCTGTCGGGTTATGTCAGAATCTCAGCGTGAATACCGTCCGGATATCCGGTTCCGAGCGAACACCGATCGAGCCGCCGTGAAGCCGCATGATCTGGCGTGACAGGCTGAGCCCTATGCCGGAGCCGTTCTGTTTCGTGGTAAAGAACGGGATGAATATCCTGTCGATAACATCGCCGACAATTCCGGGGCCGTTATCGGATACCTGAATGATGACTCTGTCGCGATCATCGATGCTTCCCCGCAGCTCGATGCGGGATTCCGGGCGATCTCCCACAGCGTCAATGGCGTTCAGGAGCAGGTTGATGAGCACCTGCTCGATGAGCTCGAGGTCGGCTGTCAGCTCGAGGGTTTCCGGGGCGACTGCGACCGTAAACGAGATGTCCTTTCCCCCGATGCGGGTCTCCATGAGCTGTTTCACACGGGCAAAAAGGCCTGATACGGGGAATATCCGGTAATCGGGTTTCGGGATACGGGTGAGGTTACGGTAGTTTTCGACGAAGTGAAGCAGTCCCTCGCTCCGTTTCTGGATTGTTTCCACCGCGCTCTTGATGTCCTCGGCGGTCTCGGAGACAGTCTGCGGGTCCAGTTCGCTGAGCGGGATTTTTCCCGCATCGCGGAGAAGCGCGTTGACCGTGGATGCAAGCGAGGCGATGGGAGTCACCGAATTCATGATTTCATGGGTGAGCACCCGTATGAGGTTCTGCCATGATTTCATTTCCTGTTCTTCGAGTTCGCTCTGAATATTGTGGATCGAGACGAGGGTATAGTTTTTTTCACGGAGCATGAATCCGGTGGCGTACACGGCAAGGTGGAGAATCTCGTCGTTATCGGTGATCTTTACGAGTTTTCGCTCCCCTGGTTTCAGCGTGAGCAGGGTATCCACGAGCTCCTGCGAAAAAGAGGCCAGCGATGAAACCGATTTCAGGTGAGACACCCGCAGCAGCCGTTTCGCGGCGTTATTCATGAGTTCGACCGTGCCATCCGGCTGAAACGATAAGAGCCCGATACCAACATGCTGGACAACTGTCTCGAGATACCGGAACGATTCCTCTTTTTCCGAGCGTGCGCGGTGAAACTCCTCCATGACCCTGTTGAATTCGGCATGAAGCCTGTCGAGCGAGGGGTCGCCGGATACGGGGAACGCCTGCGAGAAATCAGAGTATCTGATGGATTCGAGAAAACGTACGAGATTCCTGTTTGATTTTTCGATGAATTTCAGCAGAGCAAAAAGCTCGAACAGTATGAGAAGCCCGGTAAGGGCAAACGTCACATACAGGGCGGTGTGAATGATGAGAAATGCACAGAATACGAGGGACACACCGAGGAGTATGACACGGCAGAAAATTTGAATCCTGAAGCTGTTATAGGCCATATTTTTCCAGCCGGCGATAGAGGGAAGCCCGTGACAATCCCAGTTCATGGGCGGCTTTACTGATGTTCCCGCAGTATTTAGTAATGGATTTCCGTATGAGAATCTTTTCCGCGTCCTCGATATTGTAACTGTCGATGGCGAGGCCGTTTTCTTTCGATTCCTGGCCGGAGAACAGGAAATCGGACGGTTGAAGAACCTGTGAATCGCTCATAATAAGCGCCCGTTCGATGGCATGCTGAAGCTCCCTGACATTCCCGGGCCAGTGGTACTTTTTCAGCTTTTCGATGGTCGCCGCGCTCAGGCGTTTGGGCGGTTTTTTGTATTTTTTAGAGTAGATACCAAGGAAATGCTCGAGAAGCAGGGGAATATCCTCCACGCGGTCACGGAGCGGTGGCAGTATGATTTCCACCGTGTTGATACGGTACAGGAGGTCCTGGCGGAACTTCTGGTCCTTCACCATGGAATGAATATCGAGGTTTGTTGCGCAGATAAGACGGACATTGATGGGCTGCACCTTGTTGGCGCCGACACGGGTCACCTGCTGGTTCTCGATAACCGTCAGAATTTTTGCCTGGAGCGGCAGCGGCAGGTTCCCGATTTCATCGAGGAAAAGCGTCCCGCCCGAAGCGATCTCGAACCGTCCCGCGCGATCTTCCTTTGCATCGGTGAACGCACCCTTCACGTGGCCGAAAAGCTCGCTTTCGAACAGAGTCTCGCTGATGGCGCCCATATCGACGCTGATGAAGACCTCGTCGGCACGGTGCGACTGGCGGTGAAGTTCGCGGGCGACGAGCTCCTTTCCGGTGCCGTTCTCGCCGAGGATAAGAATGTTGGCATCGGTGCCTGCGACTTTTTTGATGGTGGCGAAAACCTCCTCCATGCGCGGAGAATCGCCGATGAAGTTGTTGAACTGTTTGTCGAGGTCGGCGCTGAGCTGTTTCTGCCGTGACCGTAGACTGTTCACCTGGGTTCTCGTCATGCGGAGTTTCATGGCTGAGGTGAGGGTGGCGATGAGCTTCTCGTTCTGCCACGGTTTGAGCACGAAATCTGTGGCTCCTTCCTTGATTGCACGGACCGCCATCTCCACATCTCCATAAGCGGTAACGAGGATAACAACGACCGAAGGATCGATCTCATAAATCCTGTTGAGCCAGTGAAATCCTTCCTGTCCGCTCGATGCATCGGCGGTGAAATTCATGTCGAGGAGAATGATATCGTAATTCTCGTTTTTGAGCAGTGTCGGAATCGATTCGGGTTTCGATTCGGTATGTACGAGCTCGGCGTGCTGCTTGAGGAGCAGGCGAGCCGCGAGGAGCACATCCTTGTCGTCGTCGATAATGAGGATTTTACCGAGTTTCGTATTCATATACGCTCCGGTGTAATAAATATACAATCTCGTGAATAACCGAGTGAAATGCGGCTCGTGTTCAAAGGGATTATCCTGTTTTTAATAGTAACTAAAGTCAACCTCACCTGTCAAGCTGAAAGGATTGTCCGTTCAGTTTACTGTCCGCAAACGGCTTACAGTCCAGAAACGGAAAAGTCTGGATTCAATTAGTGCATTAAACTTACGAATGAGATGTTTACATGTTAAACTGTCATTCCCGTGAAAACGTGAATCCATCATCCAATGCTCAGGACTTAGCGATATTAGTACTGGATTCCCAATCCACATCGTTCTTTGGAATGACAATACTCGTACAATAAATTACTGATTAATAACCAGACGAAAAACCATATTGTGTTGATACAGAAAACCATATACTCGTTTTTTCTCCTCAGGAGCCACCACCATCAGATGCCGCGCTTATACCTCAGGAGGGCTTCGAGAAAGTAATAGTCACCATAGACAAGCGACACATCGATCTCCGATTTATGCGGCACACTTCCCGTTCCGTGGAGGAGTATCCCCATACTTGTGGTGCCTTCGGTCAGGTATTTCGGCGAA from the bacterium genome contains:
- a CDS encoding Lrp/AsnC family transcriptional regulator, which translates into the protein MLDPVDVQIIDLLGNNGRMPILSIAKKLDLPNSTVRKRIKKLEDTGIIQFSCEVNLKKFPQVLIMFVGIEASKKYRSQLEEIYKIPNILHVSGSTGRYDYIAMFAATSRDMVIDVIGNNLHNIRGISRTESFLLLKDIGIFIKSDKFAKLFITSNGHDGEKPTSETAKKK
- a CDS encoding T9SS type A sorting domain-containing protein; translated protein: MKTGLVILALLMAATVAFGANFAPTVMKISASDMIPYNFDGKTLEIPVTVTGTPAAALFTVFTKDKANQIVAVKNGYLGWHFVNKIDTCVYMGSLQQLDIGKSVLKWEGKDNDGKLVPAGEYTYYIYGYDNVNQKKAVNRYCFMDRYNQVKVVTHKEDGTPKSNPQLYFSDLTKMTIGTDPNDSTLVEKTTTDLWGHHLVLDPNDYNYFYFWCPDQESVVERIAKLQWVPNGPVVLQTDWGNEGFSKFTVANMLKIANWNMADIEQVQDYIIMATHDNTSFEPTNIIAYISMEDGVFDHEVDMSDRWYSKEDAEKGGQASGGPTQIVKKHDYLMLSRFNACYREMINPLAEDDADFIMWGNGNGDYVGDHNFAADSPRPWVCNDYNVAPYAYVTGADENLFSSFGCYDMGAVSFGLIAPDGTGIGYFAFAGETANIKIGTVYVDYGSPFDGIYTDNTSTGGEGETTGIWYVAHDSIKGTITSNPVAVEETAPSSFAVAQNSPNPFNPSTTLNFTLPEAGVVSVDVYNSAGQKVTTIADGYLGAGNHSAVWDASGFSAGVYFCTVKSGAYAKTIKMTLLK
- a CDS encoding ATP-binding protein gives rise to the protein MNWDCHGLPSIAGWKNMAYNSFRIQIFCRVILLGVSLVFCAFLIIHTALYVTFALTGLLILFELFALLKFIEKSNRNLVRFLESIRYSDFSQAFPVSGDPSLDRLHAEFNRVMEEFHRARSEKEESFRYLETVVQHVGIGLLSFQPDGTVELMNNAAKRLLRVSHLKSVSSLASFSQELVDTLLTLKPGERKLVKITDNDEILHLAVYATGFMLREKNYTLVSIHNIQSELEEQEMKSWQNLIRVLTHEIMNSVTPIASLASTVNALLRDAGKIPLSELDPQTVSETAEDIKSAVETIQKRSEGLLHFVENYRNLTRIPKPDYRIFPVSGLFARVKQLMETRIGGKDISFTVAVAPETLELTADLELIEQVLINLLLNAIDAVGDRPESRIELRGSIDDRDRVIIQVSDNGPGIVGDVIDRIFIPFFTTKQNGSGIGLSLSRQIMRLHGGSIGVRSEPDIRTVFTLRF
- a CDS encoding sigma-54 dependent transcriptional regulator, producing MNTKLGKILIIDDDKDVLLAARLLLKQHAELVHTESKPESIPTLLKNENYDIILLDMNFTADASSGQEGFHWLNRIYEIDPSVVVILVTAYGDVEMAVRAIKEGATDFVLKPWQNEKLIATLTSAMKLRMTRTQVNSLRSRQKQLSADLDKQFNNFIGDSPRMEEVFATIKKVAGTDANILILGENGTGKELVARELHRQSHRADEVFISVDMGAISETLFESELFGHVKGAFTDAKEDRAGRFEIASGGTLFLDEIGNLPLPLQAKILTVIENQQVTRVGANKVQPINVRLICATNLDIHSMVKDQKFRQDLLYRINTVEIILPPLRDRVEDIPLLLEHFLGIYSKKYKKPPKRLSAATIEKLKKYHWPGNVRELQHAIERALIMSDSQVLQPSDFLFSGQESKENGLAIDSYNIEDAEKILIRKSITKYCGNISKAAHELGLSRASLYRRLEKYGL